In Rhodococcus qingshengii JCM 15477, the sequence ACAGCATGAGTCGGCTCGAGATCCTGCTCGCTGCGGTTGATGCCGCCACTGTCCAGGCAAACGGCCCAGGCGACGAGGTCGTTGTTGTCATCGATCACAACGAGTCCATGCTTGCTCATGTTCGTGCACACGTACCAACCGGGGTCCGGGTGGTGCCCAACACTGCCGAGCAGGGTTTGTCCGGCGCGAGAAACTGCGGAATCAGTGCAGGCAACGGTCATCTGGTGGCATTTCTCGACGACGATGCGGTCCTCCGAACTGGCGGGATCGACGCGATCCGAGCAACGATGAGTGCAGATCCCACGATTGCGGCAGTCGGAGGGGCAGTGCACGCACGGTACGAGGGGTCTAAGGCTCGGTGGTTTCCGGAGGAATACGGCTGGGTCGTCGGCTGCGACTACCGCGGCCTCCCACCAGACGGAGAACAGATTCGCAATCCGATCGGCGCATGTATGGCGGTTCGGCGCACCGCGCTCGAGTCCATCGGCGGGTTCTCGAGCGAACTCGGGCGGGTCGGCACGTTGCCGGTCGGTTGTGAGGAGACGCTGATGGGAATCAAGATCCGCCAGCGGGATCGCACTGCCAAGATACTGCGAGTCTGTGATTTCGCAGTCGATCATTTTGTTCCTGCCGACCGCCAGCAGTTTCGCTATTTTCGTCGACGTTGTTTCTACGAAGGTCGGTCCAAGCGAATTCTCACCCAAGCGGTGGGGAGCGCGGACGGGTTGTCCAACGAACGGGCGTACGTCGTCGGTGTCTTGAGCAGTGGAATCTTCACCGCAGCCAAGGATTCGATTCGAGGCGATCGCTTCGCGCCAGCCCGCGCGGCAGCTCTGATTTTCGGGTTCCTTGCCACCTTGCTCGGGTTCCTTTCGGCGAGAACCGTATTCGGTGGAGAGCACCTGGTTGACGACTGCGACGACATAAACGCCGATGAACTGGTGTCTGTGGTCGTGGCCACCGTCGGCCGTGATTCGCTCGCTCGGACACTGGACGCTCTGTTGGGTCAGAGCCACCACAATCTGCAAATTCTGGTGGTCGACAACAAACCTGATACCGATCGCGTGGACCAGGTCCTGTCGGCGATGGACGACGAGCGTTGCGTGATACTGAGACAACCAGTCAAAGGTGCTTCTGCCGCGCGTAATCTCGGACTTCACCACGCGAACGGGCGAATCGTGGCCTTCACCGACGACGACGCGGAGCCCGACCCATTGTGGATCGAGAAGATTTTGGACGTCTTCGTGCTCGACGCCTCCCACGAGGTTGCTGCGGTGACCGGTCGCGTTGTGGGAATTGGCATCGACACCGCCGAACAACGGTGGTTCGAGGAAGTGGGCATATTCGACAAGGGCGATACCACGACCTTGTGGGCGATGGAGACGCCGAAAATTGCTTCGATCGGATTGGGTCAGCGGGGGACTTCACCGCTTTTCCCCTACACGGCAGGCGAACTCGGTAGCGGCAACAACATGGCCTTCCGCACCGAAAGCATCCGACGTCTCGGCGGGTTCGACGAGGCACTCGGACCCGGAACACCGACGCTCGGAGGCGAAGACCTCGACCTGTTTCGGCGGGTAGTTCTTGCTGGAGCGACGCTGGTTTACGCCCCCGAGGCAACAGTAGGACACCATCACCGCGCGAGTGTCGCGGAGTTGCGGGACCAGATGTACGGCTACGGAACGGGAATGTCCGCGGTTTTGGTCAAGATCATTTCGGGCGGCGACCGGACTGCTCTGGGTTTGTTGAAGGTCGTGCCCCGAGGTGTGCGCATGCTTCTCGTTCCCGACACTGCGCGTTTCGGTGACAGAAGTACAACGATGCCCGGCGATCTCAAGCGAGTGGAACTGGCCGGGTATCTGGCCGGCCCCTATCTGTACGCTTCCAGCAAGCTACGCCTGCGTCGTAGGCGGGCGCAGGCGGATCAGTTGTCCCGATGATCGTCGGACAGGCGTCGACTAAGGGGGACGCGGAAACGAAGCGAGGTCGTCATCGAGGTGACCTCGATGACGGCGGAACCACTCGCACCGCACAACTGGGACTCGATCATGTCGTCCTCATCGCAATCGCTGTATTGACCTGTACCGCGCTGATTCTCGCGTTGCTTGTTCGCCGCGATGGAGGGGAGGGAGTTCCATTCTCACTGCGCGTGTTGATCGGGGTCGCGACGACGGTTCTGGTTCCTGGTGTGCCTATTGCACTCATGGTTCGCATTCCGGATCCAGTGATCACGACGGCAGTGGGGATAAGCCTCTCACTCTCGGTCAACATCATTGTTGCGCAGTCTCAGTTCGTTATCGGCGCATTTCATCCGACCTTGATTCAGACAGTGCTGTGCGGGCTGTCCCTCCTCTCCTGTGCGGTGGCGTGGAAGGTTATGCCCTATCGAGAGATCGGACCGCCGCGGGTAGGGCGTCGGCGAATGCTCGCCGGTGTGACGATCACGGTTGCAGTGCTCTTCTTCGCGGTGGCAGTTCGAACTCTGGACACCGCTGCCGCAGGCGCCGCAGGAATCATTCCAGAAATCGGGTGGGCGTACTACGTTGCGCTTTTCCTGGTCTCACTCGTAGCCGGGATCGCACTGACTTCGCGCAGACTCGACGCAGTAGTGCTGACTGTCGCAGCACTGACTTTGATCACATTCACGACTTTGCTGGTAAGCCTTGCAGACGGGGTGACATCAATCCCCACAGCTTACGTACATCGTGGTCTCATCGAGATACTCGTCCATTTCGGAGAACTTCCACCACCCTCCGACGCGCGCTTCAGTTGGGCTGGATTCTTCTCCGGGAGCGCCCAAATGAGTACCGCCTACGGGATTACCGATTTCACCGCCATTTTCATCTGGGCACCCGTGTTCTTCAACGCGATGATCGCGTTGCCGATCTACTCGATCGGGTTGTCGATCTCACGGAGTCGACGTGTGGCATGGCTGGGCGTGTTTGTCTATTTGCTTTTCAACTGGTACCAACAGGACTACTTTGCGCCACAACCAACCGCAATGATGTTCTACACCAGCGTGATTGCAGTGCTCTTGTGGCAACTGCGTCGTGCTCCACTCCCCGTGGTCGAGGGAGGGTTGGTGGCGAGAACTGTCGGCGCATCTCGTCGCACTCCGGGGCGTGTGCCTGGACAGAGTTCGGCGCAGACCCTCGCCGTAGAGGCGATTCTGGTTGTGATTCTGGCGGCGATGGTTGTGACACACCAGTTGACGCCGATGGTGATGGTCGGTGCACTGTTGATGTTCACGCTGACGGGATCGACTCGCTATCGGTTGTTGTGGGTGGCCGCCGGCGCGCTCTTTCTCGTCTGGTTCAGCTACGGCGCAGTCGACTACTGGAAAGGCCACCTTCAGGCGTTGCTGTCGGATGTCGGGCAGGTGAGCGGCGCGGTGCAAGGCGGTGTCAGCAAACGCATCGGCTCCGGGCCGACCTACCAAGCAATGCAATATCTGCGGCTCGCAGCTACAGGTTTCATGGGATTGCTCGGGTTCCTCGGCTGGGTTCTGACACGTGGACGAAAGACGTGGTTGATGTCGGGAGTGCTGTGTGTGGTTCCCTTCGGATTGGTGGCAGTACAGAGTTACGGCGGCGAAGTGGTCATTCGGTGTTTTGTCATGGCAGCTCCGATCCTGGCTCCACTTGGCGCCGTGACAATTGTGCGTAGTGCCGCTGCGCTTCGGAACGTTCTGATGAATTCGAGACGACGGCGTGGCGGGCGTATACCGCGTGTTGTCATGGCGTCGCTGTCGATTCTCGTTCTCTCCGTCATTCTCACCGCTACTCGAGGGTTGAACACCTCATTCGAGCACTCGTCGCCTTATCAGATCCGGACTGGTGATGCACTCCTCGCGTCAGTACCGGACGGTGTCACGATCATGGCGTGGGGACCGTCCGCACAACTGGTCTCCCCGCGAATTCTCACCGGAGTGACGGTTTCTCAAGTTGATTCGATCGATTGCCTGGACAACTTCGATACATGTGTCGCTGATCGAGATCCGGACTACGTATTCGTTGCGCAGCAGGCTTCCTCCCAGATATCCCTTCAATACGGATACCCTGCGGGAATGTTCGACGATGCCATCGCCGATATGCTCGCGTCCGGCAATTTCGAGATCGTCGTCGAGAATGCCGATGTCACCGTGCTGCGTCGCGCTGGTGCCCCCGAGATCGACCTGGAACAGCGATGACAAATCTGTTGGGAGCATGCATCTTCGGATTGTTGTTCGTTGTGCTCACTCTGATTACGGTGACGCGGGAACGGCAGGTGCCGGACCTTGGCACCATCGGCCGTGGGAAGGCTGCGAGAGCTCTTACCGTTCTCGGGGTCGTCCTGGTCCTGTGTGCAGTCGCCGTGGTGTTCTTACGATTCGACCAGATCGCGCTGATCTCGAGTCAGGAGTGAAACACATTGTTGTTCAACAAAATAACGGCTCTCGGGGGAGTTGTCGCTTTGTGCTTGTCAGTGGGGTGTTCGGTCACGGGTGACGTGCCAACCGACGCATGTGAAGAAGGACCGAGCGCGCCAGGCACCACGAATGCGCCGACAGGGGATCTGCGCGGGTGGACGCAAGTATTCGTGGACAACTTCGATCGCTGCGAGCTGGGAGAAATGTGGGGGGCGTACAGCGGCCAACCTGGGGGTGATCCTCACAGTTGGTGGGAGCCTGAGCAAGTCAGTGTCACCGAGGGGGTTTTGCGCCTGCGTGCGCAGCAGGATGGCGACCAGTGGGTCACTGGCGGTGTTTCTAACAGTGCAGTGTCGCAAACTTATGGGAAATGGATGGTTCGTCTGCGGGCGGGGGTATCGGACGAGATCAGCTATCATGTGTTGCTGTGGCCGCGAGACGAGGTATGGCCGCCAGAGATCGACATCGCGGAAAGTGTGTCGGGTCGACGTGAGTCGATGTCATCTTTCATTCATTGGTCCGACGAAGGTGAGCATCACTTCGCACAAGCGGACACAACTGGTCGATTCGACGAATGGCATACCGTCGGTGTGGAGTGGGGCCCGGGAATTGTTCGATACCTTGTCGACGATAGTGAGTGGGCTGAATTCGAATCATCTTTTGTTCCATCGACTTCCATGTGGTTGGGGATTCAGGCGCAAGCCGGGGCATGTGACAAGCAGAGGGAGTGGGGAACGGGGGATTGCCCGGTTTCGGGGTCGCCGGCAATCGCTGACATCGATATCGATTGGGTCAGCGTCTACTCGCCCGATTTCGCGGCTCTGGCAGCTGTCGAGTCTGC encodes:
- a CDS encoding glycoside hydrolase family 16 protein, with product MWGAYSGQPGGDPHSWWEPEQVSVTEGVLRLRAQQDGDQWVTGGVSNSAVSQTYGKWMVRLRAGVSDEISYHVLLWPRDEVWPPEIDIAESVSGRRESMSSFIHWSDEGEHHFAQADTTGRFDEWHTVGVEWGPGIVRYLVDDSEWAEFESSFVPSTSMWLGIQAQAGACDKQREWGTGDCPVSGSPAIADIDIDWVSVYSPDFAALAAVESARSTDLELIELTPRR
- a CDS encoding glycosyltransferase family 2 protein — translated: MSSSPVSKVEFLDKTTCSVSVVICAYSMSRLEILLAAVDAATVQANGPGDEVVVVIDHNESMLAHVRAHVPTGVRVVPNTAEQGLSGARNCGISAGNGHLVAFLDDDAVLRTGGIDAIRATMSADPTIAAVGGAVHARYEGSKARWFPEEYGWVVGCDYRGLPPDGEQIRNPIGACMAVRRTALESIGGFSSELGRVGTLPVGCEETLMGIKIRQRDRTAKILRVCDFAVDHFVPADRQQFRYFRRRCFYEGRSKRILTQAVGSADGLSNERAYVVGVLSSGIFTAAKDSIRGDRFAPARAAALIFGFLATLLGFLSARTVFGGEHLVDDCDDINADELVSVVVATVGRDSLARTLDALLGQSHHNLQILVVDNKPDTDRVDQVLSAMDDERCVILRQPVKGASAARNLGLHHANGRIVAFTDDDAEPDPLWIEKILDVFVLDASHEVAAVTGRVVGIGIDTAEQRWFEEVGIFDKGDTTTLWAMETPKIASIGLGQRGTSPLFPYTAGELGSGNNMAFRTESIRRLGGFDEALGPGTPTLGGEDLDLFRRVVLAGATLVYAPEATVGHHHRASVAELRDQMYGYGTGMSAVLVKIISGGDRTALGLLKVVPRGVRMLLVPDTARFGDRSTTMPGDLKRVELAGYLAGPYLYASSKLRLRRRRAQADQLSR